In Gossypium hirsutum isolate 1008001.06 chromosome D01, Gossypium_hirsutum_v2.1, whole genome shotgun sequence, the genomic window TTTGGATGTATACCTTACACTGAGATGATTGATGGACTATGCAAAAAGGGGTTGTTCGATGAAGCTGTACAGATGTTCCATGAGATGTTTGAGGAGGGTGTGGCTCCTGATATTATCACCTTTTCTGTGCTTATAAATGGATTTTACCAGGCTGGGAATATAAAATgtgtaaaagaaattatatgtaaaatgtaCAGAGCTGGATTTAGACCTAACAAAGTTATTTACTCCACATTAATCTACAACTCTTGTAAGATGGGACTTGTCACAGAAGCGTTGAAAATCTACAGAATTATGAATTGCAGTGGTCATGTTGCTGACCATTTTACTTGTAACACGTTGGTTGCTTCTTTGTGTAGAGATGGAAAAGTTAGAGAGGCTGAGGAATTCATGCGTCACATGAGTCGGATTGGTCCTAACCCTAACTCCATCACATTTGATTGTGTTATAAGTGGCTATGGAAATTTGGGTGATGGGCTGAAAGCGTTTTCTTTGTTCGATGAGATGGTTAAATTAGGTAATACTCCCAGTTTTTTCACATACAGCAGCCTACTAAAAGGACTATGCAAGGGCGGAAATCTGGTAGAAGCAAAGAAATTTTTGAACAAGCTGCATTACATTCCTTCCGCTGTAGATAACGTTGTCTACAACACTATACTTGCTGGGACTTGCAAATCGGGGAATATGTGGGATTCAGTGGCCCTTTTTGAGGAGATGGTTCTGTTTGGTGTTCTTCCTGATAGTTATACATATACCATCCTTCTTAATGGGTTATGTAGAAAGGGAAAAGTTGCTGCTGCCCTTCTATTTCTGGGGAAGCTGATGGATAAAGGAGTTTTTACTCCAAATCAAGTTACGTACACCTGTTTAGTTGATGGTCTTTTCAAGGCGGGCCAATCAAAGGctgcttattatttttataaagagATGGAGCAAAAAAGCCGGTATCTTGATGTTATTGCTTTTAATGCTGCTCTAGATGGAACCTCGAGGAGGGGAAAATTGATGAAGGTAAATAATCTGTTTTCCATGATGAGAAGCAAAAGCTTATGCCCTAGTTTGCCTACGTATAATATTTTGTTGCATGGATATGCTAAGCAAAAAGAAATACGGACTTGCTCTAGTCTTTTTAAACTCATGATCAGTAGTGGTCTTTTGCCTGATAGATTAACATTCCATAGCCTTATTCTTGGACTTTGCAAGACAGGCATGTTGGATGTTGGTATTAAAATCTTAAAGAAGATGATATCTGAAGGTGTTGAAGTTGATCGATTTACATTTAACATGCTTATCAGCAAGTGTTGTGAAAGAGGTGATACCGGAAAGACCTTTGATCTGGTTAATGCTATGAACTTTTTGGGGATATTTCCTGATGCAGAGACCCTCAATGCACTCGTTATTGGGCTCAACAGAAATCTTGCGCTCCAAGAATCCCATATTGTTTTACATGAAATGGCTCACAAGGGTTACCTTCCCAAGGGAAAACAATATATTACATTGATCAATGCTATGTGTAGAGCTAGGAATTTGCAAGCAGCATTGGAATTGAAGGATGAAATGACATCACTTGGTATCACTTCTCCTGATGTTGCTGAGAGTGCTATTGTACGAGGACTTGCCCTAAGTGGGAAAGTTGAAGAAGCGATATTGTTTCTTGATAGAATGATCCGGAAGCAACTTGTTCCAACCGTAGCTACATTTACCACCCTTATGCACATGTTATGCAAAGAGAGTAACATTGCCGAGGCTCTAAAGTTACGGAATAAAATGCAACTGTGTGGTCtgaaacttgatgttgttgcttaCAATGTCATCATTTCGGGCCTTTGTGCTAATGGGGACATAGCTGCTGCTTTTGAACTATATCAAGAGATGAAACAAAATGGTCTGTGGCCCAATGCCACGACTTATACTGTTCTAGTCGATGCTCTTCTCATCGAGGGTAGTAACCCTTCTACCGGTGATGTGCTTTTAGAGGACTTAAAGGGtaggggaatcatatcttgtgATTGGGATGGAAGTACGGAACAGTTTCAGAAGGCATTGATAATTGCCAAGAAAAGGTTTAAGTACTTGAAGCAGAATAAGAGGAAATGGCATTGAAGACAATCAGGAATGTGAAACGA contains:
- the LOC107922042 gene encoding pentatricopeptide repeat-containing protein At5g55840; this translates as MSSTLSSSATKTLLASLHLEYAKFRPFSILGSFQFSTTTSKPDDQNATVKNHSQFSELENSIYTILTIDRWESLNHMNYKLASLRQVHGRLALRFLNFFINQPGLEHNHLTHVLSITTHILVRARMYDSAKSLLRQLCKLGVGSRFVFGALMDTYSLCNSNPSVFDLLIRVYLKDGMIDNALETFNLMRFRGFKPSVYTCNMMLGSMVKDGRVCSVWEFFKELLDLKICPNIATFNILINVLCVEGKLEKAVYLLRKMENSGYVPTIVTYNTLLHWFCKNGRYKSAFELIDRMGSKGIEADVCTYNMLIDDLCRNDRSAKAYLLLKKMRKRRISPNAITYNTLINGFVKVGSLGVATRIFDEMAYFNLSPNVATYNALIEGHSNEGNFEEALRLMDMMEKVGLRLNEVSYGVLLNGLCKHGKFDLVRRFFERMRTNGMGFGCIPYTEMIDGLCKKGLFDEAVQMFHEMFEEGVAPDIITFSVLINGFYQAGNIKCVKEIICKMYRAGFRPNKVIYSTLIYNSCKMGLVTEALKIYRIMNCSGHVADHFTCNTLVASLCRDGKVREAEEFMRHMSRIGPNPNSITFDCVISGYGNLGDGLKAFSLFDEMVKLGNTPSFFTYSSLLKGLCKGGNLVEAKKFLNKLHYIPSAVDNVVYNTILAGTCKSGNMWDSVALFEEMVLFGVLPDSYTYTILLNGLCRKGKVAAALLFLGKLMDKGVFTPNQVTYTCLVDGLFKAGQSKAAYYFYKEMEQKSRYLDVIAFNAALDGTSRRGKLMKVNNLFSMMRSKSLCPSLPTYNILLHGYAKQKEIRTCSSLFKLMISSGLLPDRLTFHSLILGLCKTGMLDVGIKILKKMISEGVEVDRFTFNMLISKCCERGDTGKTFDLVNAMNFLGIFPDAETLNALVIGLNRNLALQESHIVLHEMAHKGYLPKGKQYITLINAMCRARNLQAALELKDEMTSLGITSPDVAESAIVRGLALSGKVEEAILFLDRMIRKQLVPTVATFTTLMHMLCKESNIAEALKLRNKMQLCGLKLDVVAYNVIISGLCANGDIAAAFELYQEMKQNGLWPNATTYTVLVDALLIEGSNPSTGDVLLEDLKGRGIISCDWDGSTEQFQKALIIAKKRFKYLKQNKRKWH